The following are encoded in a window of Butyrivibrio sp. AE3004 genomic DNA:
- a CDS encoding alpha-E domain-containing protein — MGIISVEQTNRLYWLGRYAERVYTLVRCYFKSYDTMIDELCDSYPEFCRMIDIPNIYADKQDFMKSYPFDENNPDSIIRNLIRAYDNAIVLRESIGSESLSYIQLAIYEMNKAKLSDAPLIELQLVIDDILAFWGMIDDKLDDDHVRNIIKSGKRIERFDLYARLGLGRDVLIREANRMIPRIEKSGIDVKKDRLEEIRKAVEEQEVDYYGVIKMVEALIA, encoded by the coding sequence ATGGGTATTATCTCAGTAGAACAGACAAACAGACTATACTGGCTGGGCAGATATGCCGAGAGAGTATACACGTTGGTACGATGCTATTTTAAAAGCTATGACACTATGATAGATGAGCTTTGTGACAGTTATCCTGAGTTCTGTCGGATGATAGATATTCCAAACATTTATGCTGACAAGCAGGATTTTATGAAGTCATATCCCTTTGATGAGAATAATCCAGATTCCATAATCAGAAATCTCATCAGAGCTTATGATAATGCCATTGTGCTGAGAGAAAGCATTGGTTCGGAATCTCTTTCATATATACAGCTTGCAATATATGAGATGAACAAAGCAAAGCTCAGCGATGCTCCACTTATTGAGCTACAGCTTGTTATAGACGATATCCTGGCATTTTGGGGAATGATAGATGATAAGCTGGATGATGATCATGTAAGAAACATTATCAAGTCCGGTAAAAGAATCGAAAGATTTGACCTTTATGCCAGGCTTGGTCTGGGAAGAGATGTATTGATCAGAGAGGCAAACAGAATGATCCCCAGGATTGAAAAGAGCGGAATTGATGTAAAAAAGGACAGACTCGAGGAAATACGTAAGGCTGTGGAAGAACAGGAAGTGGATTATTATGGCGTGATAAAAATGGTAGAGGCGCTGATTGCCTAA
- a CDS encoding transglutaminase-like domain-containing protein, giving the protein MKKLHFDYCMEIHYSADVSWCCYTIKCIPKDDDRQKISNIKIDMIPETKAEWSTDSHGNRYIYGSNEIPHSYFKYHIKGEAECGYTPHESVATETEEMIYRHSHGLTVPGDKLREYMNSIRDSMPSFDDMKPLDKAKYIMRKLQECFVYEKGCTKIGTGAEEAFSIGRGVCQDYSHIMISLLNLSGCAARYVTGLIIGEGKSHAWVEVADNGKWYGFDPTNNTLVQDSHIKIGCGRDANECQINRGIMHGGGQQSQDIYVNVSEISPAQDIISRGALF; this is encoded by the coding sequence GTGAAAAAACTTCATTTTGATTATTGCATGGAAATCCACTATTCTGCGGATGTTTCGTGGTGCTGCTACACAATAAAGTGTATCCCAAAGGATGATGACAGACAGAAAATATCAAACATAAAAATTGATATGATACCTGAAACAAAAGCAGAATGGTCTACGGATTCTCATGGAAACAGATACATATATGGCAGCAATGAGATACCGCATTCATACTTCAAATACCATATAAAAGGTGAAGCAGAATGCGGATACACTCCACATGAATCTGTAGCAACCGAAACCGAAGAAATGATATACAGACATAGTCATGGACTTACTGTTCCCGGAGATAAACTACGTGAATATATGAATTCCATTAGGGATTCTATGCCTTCTTTTGATGATATGAAACCGCTTGATAAAGCGAAGTATATAATGAGAAAGCTACAGGAATGCTTTGTTTATGAAAAGGGATGCACCAAGATTGGTACAGGAGCAGAGGAAGCTTTTTCTATTGGACGCGGAGTATGTCAGGATTATTCTCATATCATGATTTCACTGCTCAATTTGTCCGGGTGTGCAGCCAGATATGTTACAGGACTCATCATAGGAGAAGGAAAGTCTCACGCATGGGTGGAAGTTGCAGATAATGGCAAATGGTATGGCTTTGATCCGACTAATAATACTCTGGTGCAAGATTCACACATAAAAATAGGCTGTGGTAGGGATGCCAATGAGTGCCAGATAAACAGAGGAATTATGCATGGTGGTGGTCAGCAATCCCAGGATATTTATGTAAATGTTTCGGAGATAAGTCCGGCACAGGACATTATAAGCAGAGGAGCATTGTTTTAA
- a CDS encoding M14 family metallopeptidase has protein sequence MEKIIIYEIKGLYRDSFRITGFEFGMGQKSLCIVGSMRGNEVQQLYCCSQLVKKFRQLEEEGRISPNVKILIIPCCNPYSMNTQKRFWTIDNTDINRMFPGYDLGETTQRIANGIFSQIKDYDYGIQFTSFYMPGEFVPHVRLMDEGYSDIKTALKFGLPFVVKRTVRPYDTATLNYNWQVWDTKAYSIYTSTTSRIDKKSAGQAVLSILRFCKSLGFVKYHEKGEHLTKVISDKELISVRTAKPGIFEPLVKVGESVDEGTPLADIINPYDGSVMETLYAPRDGTLFFMHSDPITYAETAVIKMV, from the coding sequence ATGGAAAAGATAATAATTTACGAGATTAAAGGGCTGTATAGAGACAGCTTCAGGATAACCGGTTTTGAATTTGGAATGGGGCAAAAATCACTTTGCATTGTCGGAAGCATGCGGGGGAATGAAGTCCAGCAGTTATACTGTTGTTCCCAGCTTGTTAAGAAATTCAGACAGCTTGAGGAAGAAGGACGTATCAGCCCAAATGTCAAAATTCTTATAATACCATGCTGTAACCCATATTCAATGAATACACAGAAACGATTCTGGACCATTGATAATACTGACATAAACAGGATGTTTCCCGGGTATGACCTTGGGGAAACTACTCAGAGAATTGCCAATGGCATTTTTTCTCAGATAAAAGATTACGATTATGGGATACAGTTTACGTCATTTTATATGCCTGGTGAGTTTGTCCCACATGTGAGACTGATGGATGAAGGATATTCGGATATCAAAACTGCATTGAAGTTTGGTTTACCTTTTGTAGTAAAAAGAACTGTCAGACCGTATGATACGGCAACATTGAACTATAACTGGCAGGTGTGGGACACAAAAGCCTACAGCATTTATACGTCCACTACCAGCAGAATTGATAAAAAGAGTGCCGGACAGGCGGTGCTATCTATACTGAGATTCTGTAAGAGTCTTGGATTTGTGAAATATCATGAAAAGGGTGAGCATCTGACAAAAGTAATAAGTGATAAGGAACTGATCAGCGTAAGGACCGCCAAGCCGGGAATATTTGAGCCGCTTGTAAAAGTGGGTGAAAGTGTAGATGAGGGGACTCCCCTTGCTGATATCATTAACCCTTATGATGGCTCAGTAATGGAAACATTGTACGCTCCAAGGGATGGTACGCTGTTCTTTATGCATTCCGACCCAATCACATATGCGGAAACAGCCGTAATAAAGATGGTATGA
- a CDS encoding circularly permuted type 2 ATP-grasp protein — MNNVNLLKHTDDVNALLARYGVKFGIYKNNEFKEQLFPFDAIPRIIEHDEFEYLEKGLKQRVTALNLFLRDIYSDKKIVRDGVVPEDFIFASSGYMVECDGVYPVKGIYSHISGIDLVKGKDGQWYILEDNLRVPSGASYPMIAREFCRRSSPGTFNDVRLEDNRNYAKLLRRTMNNVNVGGHTVILTPGRYNAAYFEHSYLAEQTGAHLTNGSELIVENDKLYFITADGKHERVGAVYRRISDEYLDPMNFNPESVIGIPHIYDVFRKGNVALINAPGNGIADDKGIYYFVPKMISYYLGEEPILHNAPTYLPFYEKDMKYVLDKFDSLVLKDVAEAGGYGVVFGSSMSKEQKESFIKLLKAEPRRFIAQEVIDFQDLDILEGGEMVPRKADLRAFVLMADEPLVWKSGLTRFSRNPDSFIVNSSQGGGFKDTWVLSQ, encoded by the coding sequence ATGAACAATGTGAACCTGCTAAAACATACAGATGATGTCAATGCTCTGCTGGCAAGGTATGGAGTGAAATTCGGAATTTATAAAAATAATGAGTTTAAGGAGCAGCTTTTTCCTTTTGATGCCATACCAAGGATTATTGAGCACGATGAATTTGAATACCTTGAAAAGGGACTAAAACAGCGTGTTACGGCACTTAACCTTTTTCTAAGGGATATTTACAGTGATAAGAAGATAGTGAGGGACGGTGTCGTGCCGGAGGATTTTATCTTTGCTTCCAGCGGTTATATGGTGGAATGTGATGGAGTGTATCCGGTAAAAGGGATATATTCCCACATTTCCGGAATCGATCTTGTAAAAGGTAAGGATGGGCAGTGGTATATATTGGAGGACAACCTACGTGTTCCTTCAGGGGCTTCATATCCTATGATCGCCAGAGAATTCTGCAGGAGGAGCTCTCCCGGGACATTTAATGATGTAAGACTTGAGGATAACAGAAATTATGCAAAGCTTCTGAGAAGAACCATGAATAACGTTAATGTAGGAGGACATACAGTTATCCTTACACCGGGAAGGTACAATGCTGCATATTTCGAGCATTCATATCTTGCTGAACAGACAGGAGCCCATCTTACCAATGGTTCGGAACTTATAGTGGAAAATGACAAACTGTACTTTATTACTGCTGACGGAAAGCATGAAAGAGTCGGGGCTGTTTACAGGAGAATTTCGGATGAGTACCTTGATCCCATGAATTTCAACCCTGAGTCCGTCATAGGAATACCGCATATATATGATGTTTTCAGAAAAGGAAATGTTGCTCTGATAAATGCTCCGGGTAATGGAATAGCTGATGATAAAGGAATTTATTATTTTGTCCCGAAAATGATCAGTTACTATCTGGGTGAAGAGCCAATTCTTCATAATGCGCCTACATATCTGCCTTTCTATGAAAAAGATATGAAATATGTGCTCGATAAGTTCGACAGTCTTGTACTTAAGGATGTGGCTGAAGCAGGCGGATATGGAGTAGTATTTGGCTCCTCAATGTCAAAGGAACAGAAAGAGAGTTTTATAAAACTGCTTAAGGCTGAGCCTAGAAGGTTTATCGCACAGGAAGTTATTGATTTCCAGGATTTGGATATTCTTGAAGGCGGAGAGATGGTTCCGAGAAAAGCTGACCTGAGGGCATTTGTCCTGATGGCAGATGAACCACTTGTATGGAAAAGTGGCCTTACACGTTTTTCAAGAAATCCTGATTCGTTTATTGTTAATTCTTCACAAGGAGGAGGGTTTAAGGATACATGGGTATTATCTCAGTAG
- the alr gene encoding alanine racemase, with protein sequence MLDTYARVYAKVDLEAVNKNVENMHASLPDGTKMLAVVKANGYGMGAAPIASMIEVKDYIWGFATATAEEAFALRDEGITKPILVLGYTFPYAYRRMLMEGIRPTVFREDMLAELSKCWKENRKSAEDERFYVHIAVDCGMSRIGIRPDTEGEEFIMKAFKTEGIKVEGIFTHFARADEKNLASARKCFKTFEKFVYGVEEKKGVHFTLKHCCNSAGIIQLSEAHMDMVRCGVTMYGMWPSEEVDKEKIQINPVLSMISHITYVKTIPPKTEVSYGGTFVADKEMKIATIPVGYADGYPRTLSGGKGQVLISGKRAPVLGRICMDQFMVDVTDIDDVKEGDEVVLIGHGSSADENQESISLEELGEKSGRFNYEFACEISGRVPRIYKHEMNKYLV encoded by the coding sequence ATGTTAGATACATATGCCAGAGTATATGCAAAGGTCGATCTGGAGGCTGTTAATAAAAATGTTGAAAACATGCATGCATCCCTTCCTGATGGAACAAAGATGCTGGCGGTAGTTAAGGCTAATGGATATGGCATGGGAGCAGCCCCTATAGCAAGTATGATTGAAGTAAAGGACTATATCTGGGGATTTGCCACTGCTACAGCAGAAGAAGCATTTGCGCTTCGCGATGAAGGCATTACCAAACCAATACTGGTTTTAGGATACACATTTCCTTATGCGTACAGAAGAATGCTTATGGAAGGAATAAGACCTACTGTATTCAGAGAAGACATGTTAGCAGAGCTTTCAAAATGCTGGAAGGAAAATCGCAAGTCAGCGGAAGATGAGAGGTTTTACGTCCACATAGCAGTTGACTGCGGAATGAGCAGGATCGGTATAAGACCGGACACTGAAGGTGAAGAATTTATCATGAAAGCTTTTAAGACAGAAGGAATAAAGGTTGAGGGCATTTTTACGCATTTTGCAAGAGCAGATGAAAAGAACCTTGCAAGTGCGAGAAAATGCTTTAAAACCTTTGAGAAATTTGTTTATGGAGTAGAAGAGAAAAAAGGAGTGCACTTCACCTTGAAACACTGCTGCAACAGCGCAGGTATAATCCAGCTTTCAGAGGCACATATGGATATGGTAAGGTGCGGTGTCACAATGTATGGCATGTGGCCATCTGAAGAAGTGGATAAAGAAAAAATACAGATAAATCCGGTACTTTCCATGATCAGTCATATCACATATGTTAAGACTATTCCGCCCAAAACAGAAGTGAGTTACGGAGGTACATTTGTTGCTGACAAGGAAATGAAAATTGCAACTATACCGGTGGGATATGCAGATGGATATCCCAGAACTCTGTCAGGCGGGAAAGGGCAGGTTCTTATCAGTGGAAAAAGAGCCCCTGTTCTTGGCAGAATATGCATGGATCAGTTTATGGTTGATGTCACTGATATTGATGATGTAAAAGAGGGTGATGAGGTGGTTCTCATAGGCCATGGATCCTCAGCTGATGAAAATCAAGAATCGATTTCACTGGAAGAATTGGGAGAAAAAAGCGGTAGGTTCAATTATGAGTTTGCCTGTGAAATAAGTGGAAGAGTACCACGTATTTATAAGCATGAAATGAATAAGTACTTAGTATGA
- the pxpB gene encoding 5-oxoprolinase subunit PxpB, which yields MEVRYLPAGDEAMVIEFGKTIDDEVNNRVISMTASIKNKRIRGVREILPTYRSLMIFYNPRKISYIRLVNMVKSLGYEKKSNADEDKKTLIVPCCYDDIYGPDLTQMSKELNITKEEIVSIHSGMKYKIFMLGFLPGFVYLGGLDKRINIPRLKNPRTKIPARSVGIGGSQTGVYPMDSPGGWRLIGSTPLDFYDIKREKPILCEAGEYIRFKPVSGDEYKDIRREIELHNYSTEYEE from the coding sequence ATGGAAGTCAGATATTTACCTGCAGGTGACGAAGCAATGGTCATCGAGTTTGGAAAAACAATAGATGATGAAGTAAATAACAGGGTCATTTCCATGACTGCATCAATAAAAAACAAGAGAATAAGAGGAGTCAGGGAAATACTTCCTACTTACAGAAGCCTAATGATTTTTTATAATCCCAGGAAAATCTCCTACATAAGATTAGTCAACATGGTGAAAAGTCTTGGCTATGAAAAAAAGAGCAACGCCGATGAAGATAAGAAAACACTCATAGTTCCGTGCTGCTACGACGACATTTATGGGCCGGATCTTACGCAAATGTCAAAGGAGCTGAATATCACAAAGGAAGAGATAGTAAGTATCCACTCAGGTATGAAATACAAGATATTCATGTTGGGATTCCTTCCCGGTTTTGTTTATCTTGGAGGCCTTGATAAAAGGATAAACATTCCAAGACTAAAAAACCCGAGAACTAAAATTCCCGCAAGGTCAGTTGGGATCGGAGGTTCACAGACAGGTGTTTATCCGATGGATTCTCCCGGAGGCTGGAGACTTATAGGAAGTACACCACTTGATTTTTACGACATAAAAAGAGAAAAGCCAATCCTTTGCGAAGCCGGAGAATACATAAGATTTAAGCCTGTTTCAGGAGATGAATATAAAGATATCAGAAGAGAGATTGAACTTCATAATTACAGTACGGAATATGAAGAATAA
- a CDS encoding biotin-dependent carboxyltransferase family protein, with protein MSIKILNPGAMTTVQDEGRFGYMDSGISESGAMDKNSYRKANYLVGNKKGEAVLEITLMGPELLFDKDTVFGYMGAEMDATLDDEIVSRGKAYMARKGQSLKLGFAKNGIRAYLAFAGGIDVPIVLGSRSTNIKCGIGGYKGRKLQAGDTLDIRDPGYSALKLRRILKRKATPSKYSSEIQVRVIPGPQDDYFSENGLIDFFNTSYKVSTDIDRMGIRLDGKEVEANAPTDIVSDGITFGSIQVTSSGMPIILMADHQTTGGYAKIATVISEDLQFLAQARPGDVIRFKQVDIEDVQKLNFWDLLAYIYESTPGVEMIYYPEVIHAR; from the coding sequence ATGAGTATAAAGATATTAAATCCCGGTGCAATGACGACTGTACAGGATGAGGGAAGATTTGGATATATGGATTCCGGAATAAGTGAATCTGGTGCCATGGATAAGAACTCATATAGGAAAGCGAATTACCTTGTGGGAAATAAAAAAGGTGAAGCAGTTCTGGAAATCACACTCATGGGACCTGAATTACTTTTTGATAAAGATACAGTATTTGGTTATATGGGCGCGGAAATGGATGCTACGCTGGATGACGAAATTGTTTCAAGAGGAAAAGCCTACATGGCAAGGAAGGGACAGTCATTAAAATTAGGATTTGCAAAAAACGGTATAAGAGCTTATCTGGCTTTTGCAGGCGGTATTGATGTTCCGATAGTTCTGGGAAGCAGATCTACTAATATCAAGTGCGGAATTGGCGGATATAAAGGAAGAAAGCTGCAGGCCGGGGACACACTTGATATAAGAGATCCAGGATATTCAGCACTTAAGTTAAGAAGAATTTTGAAAAGAAAAGCTACTCCCAGTAAATATAGTTCAGAGATTCAGGTGAGAGTAATACCCGGACCCCAGGATGATTATTTTTCCGAGAATGGCCTGATAGATTTTTTTAATACATCCTACAAAGTATCTACAGACATAGACAGGATGGGAATACGACTGGATGGAAAAGAGGTAGAAGCAAACGCACCGACTGACATAGTATCGGACGGAATAACCTTTGGTTCAATTCAGGTCACTTCATCCGGAATGCCAATAATCCTGATGGCAGATCATCAGACTACCGGAGGATATGCAAAAATAGCAACGGTAATTAGCGAAGATCTTCAATTCCTGGCACAGGCAAGGCCCGGGGATGTTATCAGATTTAAACAGGTAGATATTGAAGATGTTCAGAAATTGAATTTTTGGGATTTATTAGCATATATATATGAATCAACTCCGGGGGTGGAGATGATTTATTATCCGGAGGTAATTCATGCAAGATAA
- a CDS encoding FUSC family protein — protein sequence MRIIKSSLGVLICFAIYFIRDKQGTPFYSALAVLWCIQNQTKNTVGNAFQRTIGTGIGAAYGLVYILVKQKFSVLGDSFLHYCSIALALIPIIYTTVVLKQKKASYFSCVVFLSIVVNHLMDENPYIFVANRSLDTLIGIFVGLALNSICIHGEYDRDTLFIADVDRAMDGLSTGITPYGQIMIRNMLEKGIRLTFMTLRTPAGFLEGMPDIRPTLPIIAMDGAILYDIKENRYPKVYVISAEHSSNLENFIRDRGFNIFTTIILEDVLIIYYDELKNVAEKDIYGKMHKSPYRNYLNKARPEDHPVVYMMCIDETVKIEQLVKDIKGSDFYDELKILSYPSDEYEGYSYIKIYNKNASVQNMTDYLKNMTGAVDMITFGDNESNRTDYCYTECDQIVRKLHHMFYFKRRENAYEQCEPAKTYR from the coding sequence ATGCGGATTATAAAATCTTCGCTTGGTGTGCTTATCTGTTTTGCAATTTATTTTATTAGGGATAAGCAGGGCACACCATTTTATTCAGCACTAGCGGTTTTATGGTGCATACAGAACCAGACAAAAAACACGGTGGGAAATGCATTCCAACGGACAATAGGAACGGGAATCGGTGCAGCATATGGACTGGTTTATATTCTTGTAAAGCAAAAATTTTCTGTACTTGGTGATAGCTTTCTTCATTACTGCAGTATTGCACTGGCACTAATCCCCATAATATATACAACTGTTGTTTTAAAGCAGAAGAAGGCATCATATTTTTCCTGTGTTGTTTTTCTGAGCATTGTTGTAAATCACCTCATGGATGAAAACCCATACATATTTGTGGCTAACAGATCGCTTGATACCCTGATCGGGATATTTGTGGGGCTTGCTCTTAACTCCATATGTATTCACGGTGAATATGACAGGGATACACTTTTTATTGCAGATGTTGATAGGGCAATGGATGGACTTTCTACAGGAATAACACCGTATGGTCAGATCATGATAAGGAATATGCTTGAAAAGGGAATTCGGCTTACATTCATGACTTTGAGGACTCCTGCGGGATTTTTGGAAGGAATGCCGGACATAAGACCTACGCTTCCTATAATAGCGATGGATGGAGCAATCCTTTATGACATAAAAGAAAACAGATATCCAAAGGTATATGTGATATCAGCAGAACATTCTTCCAATCTGGAGAATTTTATCAGAGACAGGGGATTTAATATCTTTACAACAATAATTCTTGAGGATGTACTTATCATCTATTATGACGAGCTGAAGAATGTGGCGGAAAAAGACATCTATGGGAAAATGCACAAGTCTCCCTATCGCAACTATCTAAATAAAGCAAGACCTGAGGATCATCCGGTCGTATATATGATGTGTATTGATGAGACCGTAAAGATAGAGCAGCTTGTAAAGGATATAAAGGGAAGCGATTTTTATGATGAGCTAAAGATTCTTTCGTATCCGTCAGATGAGTACGAAGGATATTCATACATAAAAATTTATAACAAGAATGCCTCTGTACAGAATATGACAGACTACCTGAAAAATATGACCGGAGCGGTAGATATGATTACTTTTGGTGACAATGAAAGCAACAGGACAGATTACTGTTATACAGAGTGCGACCAAATAGTGCGTAAACTACACCATATGTTTTATTTCAAGAGAAGGGAAAATGCCTATGAACAATGTGAACCTGCTAAAACATACAGATGA
- a CDS encoding ABC transporter ATP-binding protein: MAINSTREDEDLKETLKLDVLGRLLKNLLEYKGKIVLVTILILITVAISTTYPLLIEKVINDEIIDKNEKGLFIMAGIMVAMALIHYAATRVWRRIMADISNDMIRNIRRKLYVHIQELGVDFFDQRPSGKILARVTGDVNALKEVLSSTITTLAPEAISLVVILAIMIIKSPVLALSAAVAVPIIMMGLFFCEILAHKRWQKWKKKDSNMTAFIHEGIEGVSVIQSFNAQEESSREFNGIVDEVINAFRSAVLIADLYSPTIEIAGGLGTATLYYLAVTKLGVTQESLGTLSAFVLYLGMFFSPIRNLANYYNKLITNLSSAERVYEIMDMDPLVKDGEKAIDLPEIKGNVEFDHVTFAYPDEPDVDILHDVSFTAGQGETIALVGPTGAGKTTIVSLLSRFYNTKSGRIMVDGYDISKVTIQSLRNQFGIMTQDNYLFSGTIRDNIKYGRPDATDEDMIEVSKAVHAHDFISKLEKGYDTVITERGGGLSNGQRQLVAFARTLLTDPKILILDEATASIDTGTEILVQQGIEELLKKRTSFVVAHRLSTIKNADKIFVIDDGGILEWGGHESLMAKKGAYYELYSAQFVRAS, translated from the coding sequence ATGGCAATAAACAGCACCAGAGAGGATGAGGATTTAAAGGAAACCCTAAAGCTTGATGTACTAGGGCGTCTTCTTAAAAATCTTTTGGAATACAAAGGAAAGATTGTACTGGTAACAATACTTATACTGATCACAGTAGCAATCTCAACCACTTATCCTCTGCTGATTGAAAAAGTAATAAACGACGAGATCATAGACAAGAATGAAAAAGGCCTGTTCATTATGGCAGGTATCATGGTGGCCATGGCTCTCATACACTACGCCGCCACCAGAGTCTGGAGGCGCATAATGGCCGACATCTCCAATGACATGATCAGGAACATCAGAAGAAAGCTCTATGTTCACATTCAGGAGCTGGGAGTGGATTTCTTTGATCAGAGGCCTTCGGGCAAGATCCTGGCCAGGGTAACCGGCGACGTAAATGCGCTTAAGGAAGTTCTCTCCAGTACCATTACAACCCTGGCTCCTGAGGCCATAAGCCTTGTGGTGATCCTGGCAATAATGATCATCAAGAGCCCGGTACTTGCTCTTTCTGCGGCAGTGGCAGTTCCCATCATCATGATGGGACTGTTCTTCTGTGAGATTCTTGCCCACAAGAGATGGCAGAAATGGAAGAAGAAGGACTCCAACATGACAGCATTTATCCACGAGGGTATCGAGGGCGTGTCGGTAATTCAGAGTTTCAACGCTCAGGAGGAATCCTCCAGAGAGTTCAACGGAATAGTAGACGAAGTCATCAATGCTTTCAGATCCGCAGTTCTCATTGCTGACTTGTACAGTCCCACAATTGAGATTGCAGGTGGTCTTGGAACAGCAACACTGTATTACCTGGCCGTGACAAAACTCGGTGTGACACAGGAATCACTGGGAACTCTGTCGGCCTTCGTACTGTACCTGGGGATGTTCTTTAGTCCCATTAGGAACCTGGCCAATTACTACAACAAGCTCATAACCAACCTCTCATCTGCGGAGCGGGTTTATGAGATTATGGATATGGATCCTCTGGTAAAGGATGGCGAGAAGGCTATTGATCTTCCGGAGATCAAGGGAAATGTGGAATTTGACCATGTTACCTTTGCTTATCCCGATGAGCCCGATGTGGACATTCTCCACGATGTGAGTTTCACAGCCGGGCAGGGCGAGACCATCGCACTTGTTGGTCCCACAGGTGCCGGGAAGACAACCATTGTCAGCCTTCTTAGCCGCTTCTACAACACTAAGTCGGGAAGAATTATGGTGGATGGATATGACATTAGCAAGGTTACCATCCAGTCTCTGAGAAATCAGTTCGGCATCATGACCCAGGACAACTATCTGTTCTCGGGAACCATCAGGGACAACATCAAGTACGGAAGACCCGATGCCACTGACGAAGATATGATAGAAGTATCCAAGGCGGTACATGCCCACGACTTCATCAGCAAGCTGGAGAAGGGCTATGACACGGTCATCACCGAAAGGGGTGGCGGACTTTCCAATGGCCAGAGACAGCTGGTGGCATTTGCGAGAACTCTTTTGACGGATCCAAAGATACTGATCCTGGACGAAGCAACTGCCAGCATAGATACCGGAACTGAGATCCTGGTTCAGCAGGGAATCGAAGAGCTTCTTAAAAAGAGGACTTCCTTTGTGGTGGCACACAGACTTTCAACCATCAAGAATGCAGACAAGATCTTTGTCATTGACGATGGCGGAATTCTGGAGTGGGGTGGCCACGAGAGCCTCATGGCCAAGAAGGGCGCTTACTACGAGTTGTACTCCGCTCAGTTTGTGAGGGCTTCGTAA
- a CDS encoding M14 family metallopeptidase → MISTVAEVSLPVDEVLRIKKRRIMPDDSKSSPKRISIVTGIHGDELEGQYVCFELARRIEENKKCLKGIVDIYPAMNPLGIDSVTRGIPAFDLDMNRIFPGNAEGNMTELLAAKILKDVSGSDVVLDIHASNIYLTEIPQVRINRLHREELVPLAEQSNVDFVWIHEASTVLESTFAYSLNSTGTPCLVVEMGVGMRITKEYGDQLVDGIFNLMHYMGMWTGKTKAPRKTIISEKSEDVCFINAAAGGLFIPDVKHWEKLKKGDRIGRIIDPLSGKVLQNVESPVDGILFTIREYPIVDEGSLIGRLLKKEVMA, encoded by the coding sequence ATGATAAGTACAGTAGCAGAGGTGTCACTACCTGTTGATGAGGTATTAAGGATAAAGAAAAGGCGCATAATGCCGGACGATTCTAAAAGTAGTCCAAAGCGAATCAGCATTGTTACCGGAATACATGGAGATGAGCTTGAGGGGCAATATGTATGCTTCGAACTTGCCAGGCGGATAGAGGAAAACAAAAAATGTCTTAAGGGAATTGTAGACATTTACCCTGCCATGAATCCGCTTGGGATAGATTCGGTGACTCGTGGGATTCCTGCTTTTGATCTTGATATGAACAGGATATTTCCAGGGAATGCTGAAGGTAATATGACAGAATTACTTGCAGCAAAGATTTTAAAGGATGTTTCAGGTTCAGATGTGGTATTGGACATACATGCCAGCAATATTTATCTGACCGAGATTCCGCAGGTAAGAATAAACAGGCTTCATAGAGAAGAACTGGTTCCGCTGGCAGAGCAAAGCAATGTTGATTTTGTCTGGATCCATGAAGCAAGTACAGTACTTGAGTCAACTTTTGCATACAGCTTAAACAGTACAGGGACCCCATGTCTTGTAGTTGAGATGGGAGTAGGCATGCGGATAACTAAAGAATATGGTGACCAGCTTGTGGATGGAATTTTTAATCTTATGCATTACATGGGAATGTGGACGGGAAAGACAAAGGCGCCAAGAAAAACTATTATTTCTGAAAAATCAGAGGATGTTTGCTTTATCAATGCTGCGGCGGGGGGACTCTTTATCCCGGATGTGAAACATTGGGAGAAGCTTAAAAAAGGTGACAGGATAGGACGTATCATCGATCCGCTTTCAGGAAAAGTTCTGCAGAATGTTGAAAGCCCTGTGGATGGGATTCTTTTTACAATAAGAGAATATCCTATTGTTGATGAAGGCTCACTTATCGGAAGACTGCTTAAGAAGGAAGTCATGGCTTAA